The DNA window TATAATCAAAATTTTCCATTTGATCTAACAATTTAAAATGCATTAAAGATTAAGTTGgttttttaactttatatttttttttttttttcaagtataCTATTATGTtggtattaaaaaaaaaaaaaaaaaatttacatacttacatatacatataaatgcatttatgtaaaatgaaGTGTTGAAACTTCTTAACAATGCGtgctaaaattaaaaattaattaaaataaaaaatgctaatatatatatatatcctcaTTTTTCATTAGATGGAGgtaaagaaaatattgtaTCTCttcttgtaatttttttatatacagcTGCAAAACTAATAAGTTTTTCTTCAATGTTATCTCTTTGTCTTTCTTTTGAATCTAACATTACTTTGAACACTCTTTTCCCGTCTGCTTTCATACTTATTCTACCAAAAACAAATTGCGGTAAATTGaaaaacatgtatatacaatacACACTACATTCACGAAATGTGCaacaaatgtaaatatatttatattattagattattatacacgtacatatatatatatgatataaacgTAGAAATGAACGCACATAtaagtattatatttatttattcattcattcattcatcCATACATTCATTCGTTTGTTTACCTCTTTCCAATTATTTCGCTTGGTGATACAATATCTTCCAAAACTGAATCATATACACTTGTTAAAGTTCTAGATCTTGGTATGATTTTAAAGGactttgttttttgttttgctttTAATATGGTCCTCTTAGCCACTAACACAACATATTTCTTGGTTTTCTTTTCTAATTCATTGATCAGTTTTCTCTGTATTTTTCTTACATAcgtaacatatattttatagggaatatatattaaaattgtttttttttttattttttcaacttCTATTAATTCACATGATAATAACTTTATTTCTTTCgcatcattttttatatctgaCGAACTAGATAATTCTATATCAACCAAGCATTGtgcaatttctttttctaagTCGCTCGGATTGCTTTTCaggattttatttttaactgaaaccatttttttatattttaattaaaaaattatatatagcctataaaagcataaaatgttttgttttattttccctGTTCGTCGCCAAAAAAGGTAACGTTATAggttatatatacacaatgTTAGCATATAagtttgtatatatgaatacgtttaaatatgtgtatttcttatattcACAAATTTGCCTCTAAATGccgtaaaatattaataatatattgttcaCGCTCAGTgtgatataatatacatcagcacagttttaattttatctttttgcaaaaatatgtataatatacataaatatatgcatatatatatatatatatacgtatgtaggtatgtatgtaaaatttacttatatctcataattttttacaaggCTTGAGATGATTTTATGGATTTTACATTaaccttttccttttttaatatttcacatatatatattttttggtattgtacgttattttatgttatataagaatttattcatatgtgttatatataatttctctCATACTgctatataaatatgcatacatataatacaatataactattttttctctttttttctgtatacttttttgctgtaatgaaattttgtggaaaaaaaaatcaaaagattgttataattcttatttactccaatgaattttatttaaaatcgatcaaaaaatgtaataaatgaaatataaataaagtattTATCCTTacgattatttttttcttttttaattgttacAAATTTTTGCAAGTTACAGTgctcatataaatatgaagtaAAACCTTTCCTCCTTTTGTTCtcatgttaatataaattgcaaaaaaaaaaaaaatttactgcTATTATTTTACCCTTTTAACTATTATATAAGTACTTTTCACAAATTACagataattaaattttggtAGTTTcgtaatgataataatgtttTAGAAAGTTTTCACCTTactatttacatttttcaatGTAAATCCCAGTACTACATGTGTTAACGTAAAACACCCCTAAGTACACCACCTATTGCtccattttttctattaaataaaaaataaatgtatgtgaGGAAAAGATATTGCAAAATTTAATAGAagcaacaaaaaaataagcataatatatatatttctttatagtTACATAGCTAAATTTTGAACAATTATATACTGTAggctaaattttttttttaatgggCTTATATTCCTCGCTATATATGTTTAACACAAATTGTAATTaagatatatgaaaaaaaaaggaatttttataattcttaacttatttatatgtgtaattATGCACAAAAATTGAGCCTTTGTAAAAATCAAAAAGCTTTATAACTGacaaaaacataattaaaaaaacgtTACATAAACCTTATTGTGAAgtcttttatttaaacaaaaaaaactgtttaaaaaatagaaaccTTATTTCGttgataaacataaaaagatatacgtatatattactgagaaaatacttattattatatacatagtaagttaaagaaattttatattgtagtgtgttaaaaaaatatcatttgaAATACCCCAGTATACTGAAACGTATGTgcgtatataatattaacctTTCGTGGTCATCAAAATTATGTTGTATGCAAGGACAAAAACtgttttgaaatatattattatgtgtaAATTCCACATAACTATTTCAAGTTTAAAGACATCTGATGTATTTCTTTGACCGTAttctattataattttatatctatatttttaagtaaaatttaCTGTACTTTCTTTTATGAAACTTGTGCCCTCTCGTGTTAATGTCCCATATGGTAGTGTGTTTTTATGGAATGTATCACAAAAGGTAATAACACTATTTATGGGCacttgtacatatataaaatgaagttATATTTACTCACATTgtaaaaaggggaaaatgCAATATGCcagtatttaaaaaaaaaaaaaagtataagaacattattttaaattttcccTTCCAGTTCCCACATATTCTCTATTAagaaagttatatttttacggCACAAAGGATTCAGAATCAGTACGTTAAAAGTATTTGTATCCTTGCAATACTACTCTATTATACagtttaaaaattataaaagtgaAATTGATTGATTAGCTATACAAGAGCTTAAAAAATAGATGTATATATTCTGATTATGTTAATGctatgttataaatattattccttaatgacttttttctatatataaattttcatttaattaatatgatttatatcattaaatattttactaacTGT is part of the Plasmodium malariae genome assembly, chromosome: 14 genome and encodes:
- the PmUG01_14019400 gene encoding 40S ribosomal protein S7, putative, coding for MVSVKNKILKSNPSDLEKEIAQCLVDIELSSSSDIKNDAKEIKLLSCELIEVEKIKKKTILIYIPYKIYVTYVRKIQRKLINELEKKTKKYVVLVAKRTILKAKQKTKSFKIIPRSRTLTSVYDSVLEDIVSPSEIIGKRISMKADGKRVFKVMLDSKERQRDNIEEKLISFAAVYKKITRRDTIFSLPPSNEK